A single Longimicrobiales bacterium DNA region contains:
- the upp gene encoding uracil phosphoribosyltransferase has protein sequence MHRFPNLTVIDHPLVQHKLAVLRSRDTSKKTFRALVDEIAMLMGYEATKDLPLEDVEIETPLEKTVAQMVSGKKLTLVPVLRAGLGMVEGMLRLMPSVRVGHIGLYRDHDTLQPVDYYFKIPPDAEARDFFVLDPMLATGGSASAAVTSLKRHGAARVRLMSLVAAPEGVQRMLDDHPDVQVYTAALDRQLNDVGYILPGLGDAGDRLFGTR, from the coding sequence ATGCACCGGTTCCCGAATCTGACGGTGATCGATCACCCGCTGGTCCAACACAAGCTGGCGGTGCTGCGGAGTCGGGACACGTCCAAGAAGACGTTCCGCGCGCTCGTCGATGAGATCGCGATGCTGATGGGGTATGAAGCCACGAAGGATCTGCCGCTCGAGGATGTCGAGATCGAGACGCCGCTCGAGAAAACCGTGGCCCAAATGGTCAGCGGCAAGAAACTCACGCTCGTACCCGTCCTCCGCGCCGGACTCGGCATGGTCGAGGGCATGCTCCGCCTCATGCCGTCCGTGCGTGTCGGCCACATCGGTCTCTACCGCGATCACGACACGCTCCAGCCGGTGGACTATTACTTCAAGATTCCGCCGGACGCCGAGGCGCGCGACTTCTTTGTCCTCGACCCTATGCTTGCCACCGGCGGGTCCGCGTCCGCCGCCGTCACGTCCCTGAAGCGCCACGGCGCCGCCCGTGTCCGTCTCATGTCCCTCGTGGCCGCACCGGAGGGCGTGCAGCGCATGCTCGATGACCATCCCGATGTACAGGTCTACACTGCAGCACTCGACCGCCAGCTCAACGACGTCGGCTACATCCTGCCCGGCCTCGGCGATGCCGGCGACCGCCTGTTCGGTACGCGCTGA
- a CDS encoding BatD family protein — translation MLLALLCASLMCAQDPVRVTASLSAGRINVGSTTTLQVTVETRGPAPQEIRLPTLSRDLEILGTSDYTQQQITIPGGRTRATRRDVVIVARSPGLYRIPSVIVRVAGVTYRTDPLDLIVTSGGAAGTGGLESSSSLNVTLNADTVYVGEQILLRAEATFAEEMRTRQSRPATFDPPAPTGFWIQDLPDPISVTLRSREGRTVETQTYRRAYFPLSPGAYRFPPARLHYEIRRGFLYAPETRELVSDSAPIVVLPVPAEGRPPSYTGAVGTLSLQASVAPAQIRAGDPTVLTVELTGTGNVKALPEPRLPELPGVEIFPPNQESRVDVDQDRVGGMKRFRWMLVPQEAGSLVIPPIEYGVFDPEREVYIVLRSDTLRVTVTQTAIAAPTDTALRPLRTRPGGTPLGWVRTPAFAAIQIVPLLLLVSAIGMRRRRERPAGPRDIARDLIQRLEDLRTDPASPALLAELEWIARDAVARVAGIAGDPVVALRQHKRPAAATELETLLRELNRLRFAPAEPYDAGRLIDRVRAFVAMLEPRRGWHGRRVMLVTLLVLPAAAMAVQDEPRDAFTSGVQHYELGEFVEAANAFHDYARAAPHDASGWYDLGLAAYRAGDPGRAAWAWLRTVELAPRDADARHNLRAIDAAGALARVQPLDWLNDSERALIASAAWWLLLLPLAFMTVRARVRRGPLVPAATIIILVAVAAAVDATRPTVVTPLGQGTRLYAAPTTRDEALGDMPAGTVARLVEQRSGWLRVRTAEGTDAWVERNAVAAP, via the coding sequence ATGCTGCTGGCACTGCTGTGCGCGTCGCTGATGTGCGCGCAGGACCCGGTGCGGGTGACCGCGTCGTTGAGCGCGGGGCGCATCAACGTCGGCAGCACCACGACCCTCCAGGTAACCGTGGAGACGCGCGGACCCGCGCCGCAGGAGATTCGCCTGCCCACGCTTTCGCGGGACCTCGAGATTCTCGGCACGAGCGACTACACGCAGCAACAGATCACCATCCCGGGCGGTCGCACACGTGCAACGCGGCGCGACGTGGTGATCGTGGCGCGCAGTCCCGGCCTCTACCGCATTCCTTCTGTGATCGTGCGTGTCGCCGGTGTGACGTATCGTACCGATCCGCTGGACCTGATCGTCACGAGCGGCGGTGCGGCGGGTACGGGCGGTCTGGAATCCTCTTCGTCCCTCAACGTCACGCTGAATGCGGATACGGTGTACGTTGGCGAGCAGATTCTGCTGCGGGCCGAGGCGACGTTCGCCGAGGAGATGCGCACACGGCAGTCGCGCCCGGCGACGTTCGATCCGCCGGCCCCCACCGGGTTCTGGATCCAGGACCTGCCTGATCCCATCAGCGTGACGCTCCGCTCGCGGGAAGGGCGAACGGTCGAGACGCAGACGTATCGGCGCGCATACTTTCCATTGTCACCCGGCGCCTATCGCTTTCCGCCGGCGCGCCTGCATTACGAGATACGGCGTGGCTTCCTTTACGCACCGGAGACGCGCGAGCTGGTCTCCGACTCGGCGCCCATCGTCGTGCTGCCCGTTCCGGCCGAGGGCCGTCCGCCGTCCTACACCGGCGCGGTGGGCACACTGTCGCTCCAGGCGTCCGTGGCGCCCGCACAGATACGTGCGGGCGACCCGACCGTGCTCACGGTGGAACTGACAGGAACGGGGAACGTGAAGGCGCTGCCGGAACCGCGGCTGCCGGAGCTGCCCGGAGTCGAGATCTTTCCACCGAACCAGGAATCACGCGTCGATGTGGATCAGGACCGCGTCGGCGGCATGAAGCGTTTCCGCTGGATGCTCGTGCCGCAGGAGGCGGGTTCGCTCGTGATTCCGCCGATCGAATACGGCGTATTCGATCCCGAGCGCGAAGTGTACATCGTCCTGCGCAGCGACACGCTGCGCGTGACCGTTACACAGACCGCGATCGCAGCGCCGACCGACACCGCGCTGCGACCGCTGCGCACGCGTCCCGGAGGGACCCCGCTCGGCTGGGTGCGCACGCCCGCATTCGCCGCAATTCAGATCGTGCCGCTCCTGCTGCTCGTGTCGGCGATCGGCATGCGCCGGCGTCGAGAACGACCGGCGGGTCCGCGCGATATCGCACGGGATCTCATCCAGCGGCTCGAGGACCTGCGCACCGATCCCGCCTCGCCGGCACTGCTGGCCGAGCTGGAGTGGATCGCCAGGGATGCGGTCGCGCGTGTCGCCGGCATTGCTGGCGACCCCGTCGTCGCGCTCCGCCAGCACAAGCGCCCGGCCGCCGCCACCGAGCTGGAGACCCTGCTCCGCGAGCTGAACCGCCTGCGCTTTGCCCCCGCCGAGCCGTACGACGCGGGACGACTGATCGACCGGGTGCGCGCCTTTGTCGCGATGCTGGAGCCGCGCCGGGGATGGCACGGGCGCAGGGTTATGCTGGTTACGCTGCTCGTGCTCCCCGCAGCAGCCATGGCAGTGCAGGACGAGCCGCGCGACGCGTTCACATCCGGTGTACAGCACTACGAGCTCGGTGAGTTTGTCGAGGCTGCGAACGCGTTCCACGACTACGCGCGTGCCGCACCCCACGACGCCTCCGGCTGGTATGACCTGGGCCTCGCCGCGTATCGGGCCGGTGATCCCGGCCGGGCGGCCTGGGCGTGGCTGCGAACGGTGGAGCTCGCGCCACGCGATGCGGACGCACGGCACAACCTCCGCGCGATCGATGCGGCAGGGGCACTCGCGCGCGTGCAGCCGCTGGACTGGCTCAACGACTCGGAGCGGGCGCTCATCGCGAGTGCGGCATGGTGGTTGCTGCTGCTGCCGCTCGCTTTCATGACGGTGCGAGCGCGCGTTCGCCGCGGACCGCTGGTCCCCGCGGCGACGATCATCATCCTCGTTGCGGTCGCTGCTGCCGTCGATGCGACGCGTCCGACTGTAGTGACCCCGCTCGGCCAGGGAACACGCCTGTACGCGGCGCCCACCACGCGTGACGAGGCACTCGGTGATATGCCCGCCGGCACCGTCGCCCGCCTCGTCGAGCAGCGCAGCGGATGGCTGCGCGTGCGCACTGCCGAGGGCACCGATGCCTGGGTCGAGCGCAACGCGGTCGCGGCACCCTGA